A segment of the Lolium perenne isolate Kyuss_39 chromosome 3, Kyuss_2.0, whole genome shotgun sequence genome:
aatatttgtaccctatactatagtttgtacatactctcagataatctCGACCGTATTTTGCACAtatgtttaatggatcatatATATCCAGAAATGtctcatattagaatagtagacttATATTAGTGTTCTTGATATTCTGtaaaattttcagatttttcgaAGAAGTTTGAATATTTGTAAAAAAATTTAACATAACAGAAAATGTTAGTTTTTTgatgcaaatctgcacataaatggctcaaattaaaacaatATACTCGTTTCAATGTTTTTGATTTTCTGTaatttttttagatttttctaatttttgccagaatttaaaaaaatagattttttgcgcccgaaacacccaaaaggcGCTCCAAATctgattattttggtcaatacgaaagtataaactgaaatacgactatttactgaatcgttttcatgttgtattgttgaaaattGCATAAAAGGgagtattgagaattgagagtggcataaacataacttcagtttttgtaatggcataaacacaacttgtgaattcagaagtggcatagaaccaattaactgtAGTTTTAAATAGCTGGCTATAGCCCACTATAGCCTTTTTCGCAAGGTGCGGCTAACTGCATCAGCCCGCTAAAAGGTGTTAAAGTCTTTAAATAGCCCGCTATACTGTTTTGGGAGGCCACGACTATAGCCTGTAGTCGGCTATTTAAAACATTCGTTGGGAGATTTTTTTTTGCATGGAATCATAGGGCTTTTATTCAGTAATAACATCTCCAACACTATTAGCCATACAACTGGTAGCGAGGAAACTGGGAACCGAGTTCATCCAACAGCTCGTCTCCTCCTGTGAAGAAGCAAACTTTGCGCATAGGTGAGCCGGCATATTGGCTGATCTGATCAGTAACGCCCGGGAACGGCTTACTCCAAGCTCCAACAAAAGCTAAATGAGTCCTGGCGATCCCTCCTGCTCCACCCATTGCTGAGTCTGAACAGATGCTTGCATCCGTGTTGATTTTAACCCAACCTTCGTCAGGCGGCCTCCAACCATGACTTGGAAATATCCGAGCATGCTGCATAGGTATATCAAGAAGGGCCAGCGCATCTCGAGTCATCTTCACTGACTGAGCTGGATCCCAAGCTCCTTTGTCATGTACAATATTGTTCCGCGAAGACCAGATTGACCACATTACCGTGATAGACTTTGAAAAGTTAAACATGCATTACAATTTGAGAGAGAAAGCGTATTTTCCCTACAGAAATATGGTATCCACAATTTTGTTAGTGAGATTATTTTTAAGAACAAAGGTATCTTTTTAGGGATTGAAATATTGGATCATCTTTTCTCTAGGGCTGATATTGGACTAGCTGGACGCCCATACTAACAGAACTGCTCGGCCCACGTCAGTCCGGCCCATAAATCAGCCAAGCGGGCCTAGGGTTTATGAGCTTCCTTACACTATAAAAGGGAGCCTCCAAAACTCGCCGTGCGACCGCAGCCACCACCCGAACCCCAGAAAGAAGCAGATCGGCGGCGCGCCACTCCAATCACAGGTGAGAAGAAACCTTCTATCCTCCCTACGATCTCCTTTCTACATGACTTGATCTGATCTCTCTTAGCCTATGCTGCCACCCTATCAACTGTTTAATCAAGCCCCAATTGTTCGATTTATTCGCACTGTTTCACTCCATTCGTGATTTGCCGCGCTAGCAATTTAGTTTACTGGACAAAATCTCTAGTATTTCTGGCGATGTTTTCCATCTGTGTCATATCTGTGGAACCGTTTGTCTCGTAGTTGTGTAGAAAATCAGGCGGCTTAGTTGCTATGGCCCATGTCGTTGTACATCTAGATAGCTTAGATGCAGAAAATATGGTCTGTGTTGGCAACGTCCCTATGCAAGAGCTCACGGCTGTAGACAACTTGGGAATCTTTTCTTACTAGATGTATGGCGTGTCTTTCTTTCCGCTTTGGGCTTCATATTCAGAAGTTGATATGGTTCCTTTTAGGTAAGGATAAATGGCGACGGCTTCGGATTCTCTGGTCTGGGAGCTTGTCAAGAAGAACAACTGCTTCCTGATCAAGCAGTTCGGCAACAGCAATGCCAAGGTCCAGTTCAGCAAGGAGCCCAACAACCTCTACAATGTCCACTCCTACAAGTACTCTGGTCAGTTGCATTTCTCACCTGACCGGCTGGATTTCTGATGCTATGGGTGTTTCTTCTTCCATGGACTGACTGTAATTGGTGGTTGCTGTTATTTTTCAGGCCTCGCAAACAAGAAGACTGTGACTGTGCAGCCGGCTGCTGACAAGGAGATGACTGTGGTCCTCTCCACAACCAAGACAAAGAAGCAGAACAATCCTGCTGCCTTCTCCCACAGGACTGTCATGCGCAAGGAGTTCCGCAAGATGGCCAAGGCTGTCAAGAACCAGGTAATAGCACTACACCAATCCTATGTCTTTTCTATGTTGAATCATGATACCATGTTCTTATCAAGTACCCTAAATGGCAACTTGTGTTCGAAATAAATATGTGGTTATGAACTTCTATGTAGTTGATGTGATGTTCTCTAACATGTAAGAACCGTTCCACTCTTACATTCAATGATGACTAGAGTTTGTACTGTAATATCTAGAATTTGCAGCAGGGGCTCTGATCTCTAGTCTGCAAGCACTATGCAATCAACTTGGAACTCATATTAGTTTGTGTACGCTAGAAAATTCAAAGAATATATGTATTTACTTGATAATTGTTACTATTTATCGAGTATGTTTGTTTGGTTCATGATACCAATGCCTTAATTAATTATCTTGTATGCCTGAAGCTTCTAGACTGCCTATACCTGGTTGTGCTCTGTTTCTACACTAGTGTTTGGAAATGAACATATACTTCCATGTTTCCTACTTTTTTGGTTTTACATTGCAGACTTTATCCTTGTAGACCATGTAGACCATGTCGGTGCTATTTGTTTTCGTGTCCTGACAATGCCTTTGCTCGTTGCTTGACAGGTTAGCGAGAACTACTACAGGCCTGACTTGACCAAGCCTGCCCTTGCAAGGCTGAGTGCCGTTCACCGCAGCCTCCGGGTTGCCAAGTCTGGCGTCAAGAAGAAGAACAGGCAGTAGGCATGATGGGCCAATGAGCTTATTTTGTGGATCTGTTGGTTTATGTTTCCAACTTTCTAGATTTGTTCTGAGTATGAAGTTGAGTATGATGAATATGAATTATGCGCTCAGCAGAGAGTCCCAAGTTTTCGCAGTAGGTTCTATGTCTGTACTCGTGACATGTATTGAAGCCTCTTATAATCATTTCCACAACTATTGGCTTCGTGAATGTTTCCTTTCTTTGCTGATGAGTTTTATTTTACATTTGCGTGTTGAGATGCTAAGAATGCATGAATGCATTCATCGACTTGAATTTCCTTGCTTTGCCAAGTATTGCTAAAATAAGGTTCTCGAACCTTTAAGAGCCACTTGGCAACTTGAATTTCTACTCAATTCATACATCCACTGATATTCCTCTTTTCTTCTGTGTGCAACACGTTTTCTTCTTTTGAATTAGTTAAGGATTCTATTCCCTTGACTCCGTCTTTTCGAAAAAATCTTGCTTGTTGTTCAGGCAGAAATTTGGCTGCTGAGTCTGGAAGTTCCCAACGCAGAAATTTACCTGAACGTATGCTAGTCAAAATCTGTGTGCTATTGCGTGCACTTGAAAATGCGAAATCGATATGTGCTGCTGAAATATCGATGCCTTGGACGCGAAACCTTGGGCCGTCTTGGAAGGAACCATGGAGCCAAACTCACTCTTCACAAGCCGTGCGGGACACCCACATCTCTACACGTACCGGTATAAAATCGAACGCCATCGATGATTTCACCGGAAAAACCAGGACTCTGGACACATCTCAATCGGCATGAATTCCGCCGAGGACGGCGTGCCAAAGCGCCCGTCCGGCAGCGCTCGGTTCGACCGACTGTTGTCTGGTCTTGCCGCCGGCGCCCTGACGGACATAGATCCTGACAAGCTCAAGGGCGATATCCAGCGATGGGCCAAGGCGGTCGCGGCGCTGGTGCGCCAAGTGAGCTTCGGCGCCTGGCCGGAGAGGAGCAACGGCTCGTCGGAGCACGAGAAAGCAGGCGGCTAAAGATAACTCAATTGACCTGGACAGCTCATGGCACTTCACATGCATCATCAATCCAGGAATGACACTGCTATGACTGGCAACCGCGTACGAGCGATGGCCAACAAGATGAAGATACACACGGTTTATTTAATTCGTTTATTCGTTCGTTCTATTTATGGGCAACGCAGGCTGTTGTATGTATTCTGATGATCCCAGCCTCTCACAAACCTCTACCAAACAGAATGAAAGCTGGGCTGCAAAGATCGTAACTGTAATTGTGAATAGCAATAAACAGCAGCCCGCATGCTTTCCTCTGCAAATCGAACAATTGAAGTTGCTTTGCTGTTGAGCCATGGTGCGGTCTGTACAAAATCGCACCACATATATATCTCAGCTTGCAAGTAACACCCTCTACATCCTTACAATAAGGGCAACATGGCCCCAACCCATACTCCTATAGATTATGTAGCAATATCTACATTTAGCAATTGGAACAGTTAGCAGCAACAGGGCGTCAGTACTCAGTAGTTAGACCACTAAAATTTCTACGCTACCTACCCGAGACGAATCTAAACTCTATCCTAATTTACAAAACTAGCTTTGCCTTCTAATACAGAAGGTCCTCACTCCCACTTCGTATCCAGTTTTGAGATGCTCCTCAAGAGTTGCTTAGAGCAGACAGTTTGTGCCTGAGCTACGTACCGCACACGATTTGCTCTCACCCATGCAGGCTCCTAAACCAATAAGGGAGGAAACAAACCACAAGTCAGATTATCAGTTACTAAGATAAAACCTGTCGCAACAAAAGTCATTGAGataaaatcatgaaatatgcaCAAAACATATGAGCGAAGAAAATCACCTCAGGGACAAAGTGTGAGAAACCAAACTTGATTAAGAGGAGAGCATGCTCCATTATAAGGATTGCCGCGAGTCCTGGCTCAATCCTCcacttaccctcctcatcgtacaaGCAAACAAGAAGCAAGCAGTTGGTGCAGATTGCCATTACGATCAGGAACTGAAATAGAGTGACACAATGAACATCGATACATGCATGTGCCGCTAGCAGGGGTAGTGCAAAACAATAGTGTTAAAGGAACCTGGAATATGTTCAACCACGCTCCAATTGTAGCTGCAGCACGTGGAACAGGTCTTTTCAACATGACTAACAACTTCAATGCGTCCGCTCTTATTTCAGTAACATTGTTCTGTCATGAAGATGGTTTTAATAACTAAAACATGGGGAACCAGCATGCACAGAGGAGAGTACATGACTATAAGCTGTAAATAATCTTTTTGGAATCATTTTCGGGAGAAAGAGTCATGGGGATCACATACCAGGGCAGCAAAGCAGAATATCAAGGGAAACGCACATGCAAACATCATGATCATCCCAAACTGAAGAGCTAGCTCAAGAAAATCTACAACAGATTCAACACTGTAAGCACAAAAGGCATATTGCTTTCTAAGAATACAAAGGCTATTGTTTAATCGAAAAAAGTGGTATGGACCATAGAGAACCAAATAGTATGCAAACTACCATAAAATTGAGCAAGGAAACTACATATTGTTATTACCATCAAACAGACCATCTTCAAGCTCTTCTCCAATGCTTGCGGTATAGGAGGGTTTTAAATATTCTTTCTCCACTCTTGTTGTTAATCGAACTGACTTCCCTGATGGTGATTCTTTCTCTTGTCTTTTCTTGCTACAAAGTGGGAGATGTTTCTTATATTCTTCTATTTGCTTGGAAATAAGAATAGCGGAGTGCAGGGCATAGAATATCAGGAAAACTTACTGAACAGCTTTGTACTTTTTGTAGCTGTATTTGAGATATGGAAAAGAATTCTCAATCAGATTTTCCAACACCTGGAAATTTAAATATATCATCAGAGTGTACAGCATTATCGCTTGATAGTGAAACAATTGCATTACAAAGTGTAGACATGCCTGGGACACAACGAGGCGCTGAATAAGAACTTTCCGGAGTCTCAAAATGTCACGATAAAGAGAAGCATGGTAAAACAACCCAATGTACGACTGCATAAAGTATAGACCGAAGACCTGCGTGTGCAAAAGGAGTAAGAGGCCATACTTAAAGCGCACCACCTTCCTTATGTCATAGTATTTACCTTATAAATCAAACTATCAGCACTAGACTGTTCTCCTTGGTTGTTTTCGTACTTTATTAGAATGACAGACACCTTTCCACCTATCCTGGTATAGTATTGAATTGCAACAAGATATGCTGCAGTCAACACATACCTGCATGATGTAATCTTAGCATCAATAAGAAGTGTACACTTCATTTTCATGATAGCTAAGAATGAAAAAAACATAGCCAAACAACATTTGTAGAGTACGCACTCACTACTCAGAAAAAAATGAACTACCTAACAAGCCATCAGAACATTTTTATGGTACTGCAGATAAACCTTAGTGACATACCTTACAGCCTCAGTTTCAGTCTTTTCATACAAATGAGCATAGGCCAACTCAAATGGCAGCTGAAGACAAATAATACCCAACACAATAATGGCATTGTTCCTAATTCTAAGAAGGACACCAGACCACTCATTTCTCTGCAATCTTCTTTTCTCAGCAGGCGCATCATCAAATTTCTTTTCCTCCACACATTCAACAGACTGAGGATGCCTTAAAGGGTCCAGTTCATTAGCAGAAGCTTTGTATTCTGCAATTGAATAATTAATGCCCCACCTGCTTTCCGCATAGGAACAAAAGAAAGGTTGTGGTCAGGAACTTAATCAACCTGAGCCTGAATAACAATTGGATGTCCAGGTTACCTAGCAAGAAGTGCTGAATTCTTCCGTTTCCAAAATTGCAAAAAGAAGACAGCCCAAGAAATCACGAAGATAAAGAAAGCAGGAAGAACCAGCCACTGCAATGACCTAAGTTCAAAAGCCAGAAGGAAATCTTTAGAGCACTTAACGGACTGTATTAGTTACATATGAACTATGGTTTGGTAAAGAGCCACAGGAAAATGCGTACCCAAAATCTATCAGCTGAGTGGCCAGTCCAGATACGGCTGGAAAGAATAGCCAACGCGTATACATTCCTAGGAAAGCAAAATATGTAGCAATCTGCAGTTCACAAATGGGAGTTTATGGCCTCAAAGGAATTATTCTAAATGAGTTGATTCACATAAAATGGTCTAGAAGTTAACTACATTAGTTGTTGTGTATTACTGTTGTACCTTGGTTCCAAAATAGGAGTAAACTTCATCGATAGGTTGCCATGTGAAGTCATGCCAGTTCAGTGCCCAATTTCTGAGGAGCTGCTTCCTTTTAATTTCATCTGCAAACAAATAGTATGTTGTTATGTAATGCAGCGCATTTCACAGATATTTGCGTCATCGTAGGTTGGTTTACCATGCAAAGGGAAGACTAGCTTCACAACCCCTTCGTCTTCGAGCCTGCGTAACAGCGACTCATTCTGTTTCCAATGAAACTCTTTATCATCAAATTTAAGGGATATATCAGAGTCCATCTTGTTGACCTGCACGTCTCAATACCAACACCCTATCACACAAGGAAATCAGATATTCCCGAATGACAGTAGCTGAAAAGAATGTTCAGATTGGCTACATGCTTTGCTGTAGACACATCATAGTTAACAAATGGCAAGCAGAGTGGATATCCCTACTTTCTGTTAGTTGAGTTGTGCATAGGGGCCTTGTGATGAACAATGCACTGGCATTATAGTATTTAGGAGAGTGTCGAATATCTCAATTTAGTTTCAAGCAGGAGAAGCGATGCTATAAACAAATGAAACTTGATATTTAAGGTGACACAAATGTAGCAGTGCTATCGAAACGATCACAGATCACAATCCTAGTAGAATGCATCCATTTTGTAACATGTAAAACTGCTGTAACTAGAGGAGCATCGTAAAGCTATACAAGAAGAGGAAGGTTGTACTACTCACGATGCCGTAAATCAAGTAGCGGAAGCATGTGAAGCGCTCCCGCCAGCTGAAGAGGGAGCCGTCGGGCTGCGTGACGAAGGCGGCGACCTGGTCCCATTCAAACTGCAGCTCCATTCCTGTAACGGAAGATTAACAGACATCACCTCAGCACATTGCGAAACCAGTGACCCAGTGGACGCTATATTTTGTTAAATAATAGAGGAGTAGTCGTTAATTTGTTTTTACCGATGTAGGTTAGCTTCTTCATCTGCATCTCGGCGGCGGCTCTCCCCAGGGTGCCCATGGGCGCGGAAAGCTAGAATCCAAACACATCAAACCCAGAAGCAGTGTAAGTAAATTGGAGGAGCAAGGGTTCAGTCGTAAGCGGAGCAGACGAGAATCCTAGGGTTCTATATCGGAACCGCCAGCCGAGTTCGAATTAGCATGGCAAACTGAATTCGAAAACCAAAAGTAAAGAGGAAGTCGGCGGTACCTTGATGAACTCTGCGGGCACGCCGCGTACGCGGTCGACGAGCAGGCCGACGTCCTCGAGCTCCCGCACGAGCAGCGCGAGGCAGTGCTCCCCGCCGTCGgctgcggcggcgcgcgggaGCTTTGGCACGACGATGCCGACTTCGAACCCCGTGGCCTCCTCGTCCACCGGCGCCGCTCCCATCTCCGCGCGCCGCCGGGTCAGCAGGCGGCGGATGCTAGGAGGCGGATCCGCATAGGGGCAGGGCAGGGTAGAGATTGGGGGAATGCGGGTGCGGGGGGAGGAATAAACAAGGGGAGAGAGGGAAAAGGGGAATGGAAGAGTGGCGTTGGGAACGGCGGAGAGGCGCGGGGGGTGCAACGGATTGGGAAGGGACGGGAAGAGGAGCCGGTTTCGTTTGCTTAATTTCGTTTGTTTAAAATCTTGATTGATTACCAGGTTGCGAAGTAACGGGGCGGGTCCTCGTGGGCGTTAATTAAGCGTGGATTTGAACGGGGAGAGGAGCGCCATCCCATCTCATCTCATCTCATCTCATTGCGAGGCGTGCCACTGGCAACAGCTCGGAGGCGATGACTAGGATTATGGGAAGAAGTGATTATGGGAGGCTGTGTGTGTGCTGTAAAGGTGAACTTGGGCTGTTGCTCGAGAAGTGCATGACAGGTGGGCCAACGGTTCAAGGGGTGCGTGGAGGAGGGGAGCGGACGGCCACGGGTGGGAGGCGACTGTCGGGATGAATGATGACGGCGAAATTAGCCGAGAAAACAGTGAGCGGCTGTGGTGCATGCCGCTGGAACTGAAAGCGGGGCCTGCTGGCCCTTTCGGCCTATCCGTCCCCGACTCGACGTGTCGGCACCAACTTTCGGTTTTGCTCCGCTCGTCTTGGCCTCTTGTCCCAATGCTCCCTGAGAAGAATCGAGTGAGAATGAAGTGAATGGATGCTTTATTGATTGTGACTGCAGGCTATATATACTAGCCGAACAGACGTGGTACATATGTCGGTTTACATCTTTCCGTCGCTTCGGAAGAGTCACAGCGACTGTTCGCTATAGACAGCGTTTGGACAACACGAATATTCCTATACAATTATAACTGCCTAATTAGCCTGATACTAACGCTAATAACAGTTCCTAACACTCCCCCTTGGACAAACGTTGTATTCCAAGCTTCATTGTCTTAAGAATCTTTATATGTCTTGAGTGTTGCAAAATCCTTCTTTGATCTTGAAATCTTGAGAATCATTGATCTTGTATAGTCTTATATCTTTCTAAATCCTGTGGAAAAATATAAGAGGAAAATATAGAAATTTTGATATACCGTGGGTATATTATTCTctcattaaaacctatatgagaaATCCGTTGGAAAACTCATAAGGAAGAGAATACAATATTTATTTATCAGATGATAATTAATAAATTTAGTTCTATGAGTTTTCTCCCCCTAAACTTTGCATTCATTTTGCAATATTGTTTTGTATATAAATCAGATCCATTTGAGAAATGCAAATGGTATTATCTTGATAGATAATGGTAGATGATTCTGTTAAATCTTAACAACATAATATCCGTCTTGATATGATTGCGAACACTTTTCAAGTGTTGTATAGACTTTGATTATAAAATCATCGGCATATACATAGGTCATGTAGAATCCAGGGAGGGATTTTCTTAATAACTGCATGTATGCAATCTTTATCCGAGTATCCTTTTAATAGGGAACTCTCATAGTCGATTGTACCACACAATTTTCGACTTTATTTAGTCATGGAGTGACTTTTGATGTTTTACACAATATATTTTGTGATTTGTTTTTGGACATCCATATAGATATCCGAGATGAGTGATCCATATGAGTATGAAATCACCGCGTCTATGAACTGCATAGATAGTTATTTGTACTGCCAATAATATTAATATCGAAACATAATTCCACTTATACCAAGAGGGTATGTTACATCATAATCGATGTTGGGTCTCTGCGTGAACCCTTGTGCTACAAGCATCGCTTTTTCACCACTTCATTATGAACAAAAATTCATTAAGTTTTCCAAAAGGGAAGATGCTTATGAGAATAATGTATTACTGTGGTAAATACATCTCTTTTGTTTAGCGAATGCTATTCCTAATTGCCTCCTTCTAGTTGAACCAATATATGAGTGCATGAGGCACTCTACCATGGATTTTGGTTCAGGGCCCTAAAGGTTTTAGCAATTTAAGGATAAATATTTGTCGACAAATGTAGTCTTTATGTTATATGATTCTGTTGAATCAACGAAAATTATGGAAATAATATTTACATCTTTATAACTCCTCGTGATTTCCCATAACAATGGAGTCAAGGTGTTTCGATTTCCCAACACTTTAGTGTGCACATTTATGTTGGGTTTGGACGATGAGCATCCGTTATGTTttattcaacttgaggttgaactaCATTTACTAGTTGAGGATATAATTTCCTCTATTTTCGCGGATACATATGAGAACTCAAATCTCATGTGACCATGTTTCTCCCCCTAATGCTCTCATTTGGGGAGAATAGTGGCGGTAAGAGATACTTCCACTTTTTATGGCACATTGCATGCATGCATAATGTAATTTCATGACGTCTTTGTCATAGGTAAATGTATTTGGCAGATTTGCAATGTGTTGCAAATATATTGAACTTTATGTTCAGTTTTTAAGTACGTGAATATGTGGACTGAATGTCTTATGGCATTTCTAATTTATCGGCATTCTTTGTGGTATGAATCTCCCCCTAATACCGAAAATGTCCTTATATTAAATGTAATCAGCGTACAAGTTATAAGCTATTCTCCTGATAGGAGCTCGAGATATTAATCATTGACGGATAAATGAATAGTAATATCTCACATAGGTCCTATACGCTGGAGTGGTGATATTGGTAATAACCAAAATATTGCAGATAGGAAATACTTGTTTCATTTCCACGTACTTATTGCAAGGGGAAGCAGTATGATATGCAGTTGGAAAGATCTAGAATAGATCTGTGTGTAAGACCGCAGGTCTCCAACACGATGTTGCTATATTAAAATTCTGTATAATTGGTCCTTGTAATTTTAAGGTGAGAGAGCCTTTTTTTTTTCATGGCACATGTGGTGCACATAAAGTCGATGACTTGAGATTTGCAACTTTAAAGTTGTGACCAACagaattgttaataatttttcttATCATACCTGTTCGAGGATGATCAAGGCAATGTTGCCAAGTCTTGAATTTATCAAGGTTTCGAGAATTATCTTGTAACATAAGGTACATGTTTTATGTATGTATATAATAATCCGAATGAAGGTATAATCAGAACACAAGAGTGCATTATGAACTACAAAAGTAGTATTTTTCATCGGACTAGTTCCCGGAAATATAAATAGAATGTATAGAATATATTTTTACTCATATATTCACCGACATAATATTTATGTTACAAATATCAAATATAAATTATTACAATATTATGTCTGATTCACACAATACAATATATATAGTCTGATagacttttattctacatagtcTGATAGACTTTATTCTACTAATTGTTATacaatataacattttgtagtATTTTTAATGGCTAAATGACATCAAGTGTTTACGGAGTTTAATTGAGGTCTCCAAAAACATCTTGGGTGTAGTCCACAAGCATGTCTTCATCGAGGATGATATCATCCTTTGGCTTGAATTCTTCAATAGAACTTTGAGATGGACCAACTTGAGAGTTGTCTTGTATGTCGTTGAAGTGAGCTTCAGCTTTGTTTCCATGAACTTGTTTGACTTCTTTGCCATACTTCATGTATAATTCCACGAGGTGGTCGGGCATATTGCATTCATTAGTACGATGATTCGTACATCCACACCTTTGACAAGTTTGAGAGTTGTCAATTTGGTTATTTTTATTGAAATGACTATTGTTCGATTTCCACTTTCCCTTGAATTTTCGGAAATTCCGTTTACGGTTTCCAAATTTACTAGTAAAATGAGCATTAGCATGTGCTTCAGGGATTGGCATGGCGCCCGTTGGGCGAGCATTGTGATTTTCCATGAGAAGTTCATCAT
Coding sequences within it:
- the LOC127343537 gene encoding large ribosomal subunit protein eL28z translates to MATASDSLVWELVKKNNCFLIKQFGNSNAKVQFSKEPNNLYNVHSYKYSGLANKKTVTVQPAADKEMTVVLSTTKTKKQNNPAAFSHRTVMRKEFRKMAKAVKNQVSENYYRPDLTKPALARLSAVHRSLRVAKSGVKKKNRQ
- the LOC127343539 gene encoding uncharacterized protein, with product MNSAEDGVPKRPSGSARFDRLLSGLAAGALTDIDPDKLKGDIQRWAKAVAALVRQVSFGAWPERSNGSSEHEKAGG
- the LOC127343538 gene encoding anoctamin-like protein Os01g0706700; translation: MGAAPVDEEATGFEVGIVVPKLPRAAAADGGEHCLALLVRELEDVGLLVDRVRGVPAEFIKLSAPMGTLGRAAAEMQMKKLTYIGMELQFEWDQVAAFVTQPDGSLFSWRERFTCFRYLIYGIVNKMDSDISLKFDDKEFHWKQNESLLRRLEDEGVVKLVFPLHDEIKRKQLLRNWALNWHDFTWQPIDEVYSYFGTKIATYFAFLGMYTRWLFFPAVSGLATQLIDFGSLQWLVLPAFFIFVISWAVFFLQFWKRKNSALLARWGINYSIAEYKASANELDPLRHPQSVECVEEKKFDDAPAEKRRLQRNEWSGVLLRIRNNAIIVLGIICLQLPFELAYAHLYEKTETEAVRYVLTAAYLVAIQYYTRIGGKVSVILIKYENNQGEQSSADSLIYKVFGLYFMQSYIGLFYHASLYRDILRLRKVLIQRLVVSQVLENLIENSFPYLKYSYKKYKAVHKKRQEKESPSGKSVRLTTRVEKEYLKPSYTASIGEELEDGLFDDFLELALQFGMIMMFACAFPLIFCFAALNNVTEIRADALKLLVMLKRPVPRAAATIGAWLNIFQFLIVMAICTNCLLLVCLYDEEGKWRIEPGLAAILIMEHALLLIKFGFSHFVPEEPAWVRANRVRYVAQAQTVCSKQLLRSISKLDTKWE